Part of the Paenibacillus aurantius genome, GACTTGCGGATCATTTCGTCCGGCACGCCGGAGCCGCCGTGAAGAACCACCGGTACCGGAATCGCACGGGAAACCTCTTGGATGATATCGAATTTGATGTCCGGCTCGCCGGCATACATGCCGTGTGCCGTTCCGACCGCGATGGCCAGACAATCGACGCCCGTCTCTTCGTAGAAACGGATGGCTTCCTCAGGCTTAGCCAGGTTGGCATTCTCTTCGTCCACGGAAATGTCGTCCTCGACGCCGCCGATTGTTCCGAGCTCGCCCTCTACGGAAACGCCCATCGCATGAGCCGCTTTAACGACCTCTTTGGTCAGGCGGATGTTCTCTTCGAACGAATAGTGGGAGCCGTCGAACATAACGGAGCTGAAGCCGGCACGGATACACTTCATGGCCACTTCAAAGCTGCTTCCATGGTCGAGATGCAGGGCGATAGGCAGGCCGGACTTCTTAGCCGCCGCTTCCGCAATGGCCACCGTAAACTCGATGCCCATGTACTTAAGAGCGCCTTCGCTAACCCCGTAAATAAAAGGGGACTTCAGTTCCATGGCAGCCTGAACGATCGCTTGGGCGAACTCCAGGTTGTTCATGTTGAATTGGCCAACCGCGAACTTGTTCGCTTTGGCTTTTGGCAGAAATTCATTCATCGAAACCAATGGCATGATTTGCTACTCCTCCTAAACTGGAACTAAGCCGCTGCCGGACGGCAGGACCGATCCGCTCTAATGTAGTCATACCGCCCCATTATACCATAATGCATCCCAAAACAAAAAAAAGAATCCTTCTCAGGATCCTATGGCAAAACCGGAGGATGGCTTGTGGCCCAAATGGCGGTTGACCTCCACCCTCAGTTCATCAATATCAAAAGGCTTCGTGAAATGCATAAGAGCACCCAAATCCGTCGCTTCCTTGATCATGTCCAGCTCCCCGTAGGCGGTCATCATAATGACTTTCATGGAGGGGTCTATCTGTTTGATGTGCTTCAAAATATCTAAGCCGTCCATACCGGGAATCTTCATATCCAAAAG contains:
- a CDS encoding response regulator, with amino-acid sequence MEKKKLLIVDDQNGIRVLLVEVFNSEGYQTFQASNGKLALEIVKRESPDLVLLDMKIPGMDGLDILKHIKQIDPSMKVIMMTAYGELDMIKEATDLGALMHFTKPFDIDELRVEVNRHLGHKPSSGFAIGS
- the fba gene encoding class II fructose-1,6-bisphosphate aldolase, with translation MPLVSMNEFLPKAKANKFAVGQFNMNNLEFAQAIVQAAMELKSPFIYGVSEGALKYMGIEFTVAIAEAAAKKSGLPIALHLDHGSSFEVAMKCIRAGFSSVMFDGSHYSFEENIRLTKEVVKAAHAMGVSVEGELGTIGGVEDDISVDEENANLAKPEEAIRFYEETGVDCLAIAVGTAHGMYAGEPDIKFDIIQEVSRAIPVPVVLHGGSGVPDEMIRKSIAAGVGKINVNTENQVAATEAIRDVLGKDAKVYDPRKYLTPARNAMVEVVKSKIELFGSSNQA